A part of bacterium genomic DNA contains:
- a CDS encoding DUF2007 domain-containing protein: MTAKAGYREQQVVVVIDAAPLAELLLECSPRPILPALSYGRAKIGYSRRIRDEVKRLLKEKDLPDDRVVALMDELWREGVELTPADEVQAYEDEARDEGLRLAVAAADPAIYLTADESLAEMAEWKGVDVVDSIGKVRQILLSHEDTAVVFRAGSEPEAIRVADALREAGVDAQVVSQQVPWYNGVLVVGQGYWGEIMVFEKDREEAARVIARLDM, translated from the coding sequence ATGACGGCCAAAGCCGGTTACCGGGAGCAGCAGGTGGTCGTTGTCATCGACGCGGCGCCGCTGGCGGAGCTGCTGCTCGAGTGCAGCCCCCGGCCCATACTGCCGGCGCTGTCGTACGGCCGGGCGAAGATAGGGTACAGTCGCCGTATACGCGACGAAGTAAAAAGGTTGTTGAAGGAGAAGGACCTGCCGGACGACCGCGTCGTCGCCCTGATGGATGAGCTGTGGCGCGAGGGCGTGGAGCTTACGCCGGCCGACGAGGTGCAGGCGTACGAGGACGAGGCGCGGGACGAGGGCTTGCGGCTCGCCGTCGCCGCGGCCGACCCGGCGATATACCTCACCGCCGACGAGAGCCTGGCGGAGATGGCGGAGTGGAAGGGCGTCGACGTCGTGGATAGTATAGGGAAGGTTAGGCAGATACTGCTCTCGCACGAGGACACGGCGGTCGTCTTTCGCGCGGGTTCGGAGCCGGAGGCGATTCGCGTAGCGGACGCCCTCCGGGAGGCCGGCGTCGACGCGCAGGTAGTCTCGCAGCAGGTCCCCTGGTATAACGGCGTGCTGGTCGTGGGCCAGGGGTATTGGGGCGAAATAATGGTCTTCGAGAAGGACCGCGAGGAAGCGGCGAGGGTAATCGCACGTTTGGATATGTGA